One Deltaproteobacteria bacterium DNA segment encodes these proteins:
- the rdgB gene encoding RdgB/HAM1 family non-canonical purine NTP pyrophosphatase has translation MPTRLLIATGNRGKLRELAVLLGDGFAPESLAAHPEVKLPPEGSDYAANALAKARSAARASGLPALADDSGIEVEALGFAPGPLSARYGGDALDDAGRVQLLLRELAERGPSASRAARFVCLAALALPSGETWQGRGECAGRILEAPRGAGGFGYDPVFAPAGEERSMAELAEAEKNRISHRARALVALAPALALLPER, from the coding sequence ATGCCGACGCGCCTGCTGATCGCCACGGGCAACCGCGGCAAGCTGCGCGAGCTCGCCGTGCTGCTCGGCGATGGCTTCGCGCCCGAGAGCCTCGCGGCGCATCCCGAGGTGAAGCTGCCGCCCGAAGGCTCGGACTACGCCGCCAACGCGCTCGCGAAGGCGCGCAGCGCGGCCCGCGCGAGCGGCCTGCCCGCGCTCGCCGACGACTCCGGCATCGAGGTGGAAGCGCTCGGTTTCGCGCCGGGTCCGCTCTCCGCGCGCTACGGCGGCGACGCCCTCGACGACGCGGGCCGCGTGCAGTTGTTACTGCGCGAGCTCGCGGAGCGCGGCCCGAGCGCGTCGCGCGCTGCGCGCTTCGTCTGCCTCGCCGCGCTCGCGCTGCCGAGCGGCGAGACGTGGCAGGGGCGCGGCGAGTGCGCCGGGCGCATTCTCGAAGCGCCGCGCGGCGCCGGCGGCTTCGGCTACGACCCGGTGTTCGCGCCCGCCGGCGAGGAGCGCAGCATGGCCGAGCTCGCCGAGGCGGAGAAGAACCGCATCTCGCATCGCGCCCGCGCGCTGGTGGCGCTCGCACCCGCGCTCGCGCTGCTCCCGGAGCGCTAG
- the rph gene encoding ribonuclease PH translates to MKRLDGRLPEQLRTVRLIPDFTDNPLASVLCEFGATKVLCTVCVEETVPRFLQKQGKGWVTAEYSLLPGSTDRRTEREAAKGKQSGRTLEIQRLIGRSLRAIVEPAALGERTLWVDCDVLQADGGTRTASITGAYTALALATHRLRRRGAIDKSPLRDSIAAVSVGVVGGRVVLDLPYEEDSRAEVDMNVVATGSGRLAEVQGTGEGATFSREELEQMTSLALAGIAELTRLQRAALEAAGVTP, encoded by the coding sequence ATGAAGAGGCTCGATGGGCGTCTGCCCGAGCAGCTGCGGACGGTGAGACTGATCCCGGACTTCACCGACAATCCCCTCGCTTCGGTGCTGTGCGAGTTCGGCGCGACCAAGGTGCTGTGCACGGTGTGCGTCGAGGAGACCGTGCCGCGCTTTCTCCAGAAGCAAGGCAAGGGCTGGGTCACCGCGGAGTACTCGCTGCTGCCGGGCTCGACGGATCGCCGCACCGAGCGCGAGGCGGCGAAGGGCAAGCAGTCCGGCCGCACGCTCGAGATCCAGCGCCTGATCGGCCGCAGCCTGCGCGCGATCGTCGAGCCCGCGGCGCTCGGCGAGCGCACGCTGTGGGTCGACTGCGACGTGCTGCAGGCCGACGGTGGCACGCGCACCGCCTCGATCACGGGCGCCTACACCGCGCTCGCGCTCGCCACGCATCGGCTGCGTCGCCGCGGCGCGATCGACAAGAGCCCGCTGCGCGACTCGATCGCGGCCGTGTCCGTGGGCGTCGTCGGTGGTCGCGTCGTGCTCGACTTGCCGTACGAGGAGGACTCGCGCGCCGAGGTGGACATGAACGTCGTGGCGACGGGCAGTGGGCGGCTCGCGGAAGTGCAGGGCACCGGCGAGGGCGCGACGTTCTCCCGCGAGGAGCTCGAGCAGATGACTTCGCTCGCGCTCGCGGGCATCGCGGAGCTGACGCGCCTCCAGCGCGCCGCGCTCGAAGCCGCGGGCGTGACCCCCTAA
- a CDS encoding N-acetylmuramoyl-L-alanine amidase — MRALTLACALALSTAPALGETPRARDRFDRVVIDAGHGGDDRGAEGPAGLVEKELVLDLAQRLAKKLRARGIAVSHTRAGDAFVSLDERTRIANAAGADLFLSIHANASRSASVRGIETFFASPEASDEAAEELARAENAAFGAGAAKLAEGDPVLAILGDLLATQHLADSQAFARLAQGELSRGAARSRGVKQAPFVVLMGVRMPAVLVEVGFITNPSDEKALRKGAERERIASGLARAIAAFREQQDARAGMKAASGGE, encoded by the coding sequence GTGAGAGCACTCACGCTCGCGTGCGCGCTCGCGCTTTCGACGGCGCCAGCGCTCGGAGAGACGCCGCGCGCGCGCGATCGCTTCGATCGCGTCGTGATCGACGCCGGCCACGGCGGCGACGACCGCGGCGCCGAAGGGCCCGCAGGCCTCGTCGAGAAGGAGCTCGTGCTCGACCTCGCGCAGCGGCTCGCGAAGAAGCTGCGCGCGCGCGGCATCGCGGTCTCGCACACGCGCGCGGGCGACGCGTTCGTCTCGCTCGACGAGCGCACGCGCATCGCCAACGCCGCGGGTGCGGATCTGTTCCTGTCGATTCACGCCAACGCCTCGCGCAGCGCGAGCGTGCGCGGCATCGAGACGTTCTTTGCCTCGCCCGAAGCGAGTGACGAGGCAGCGGAAGAGCTTGCGCGCGCCGAGAACGCGGCTTTCGGCGCCGGCGCGGCGAAGCTCGCAGAAGGCGACCCCGTGCTCGCGATCCTCGGCGACCTGCTCGCGACGCAGCATCTCGCCGACTCGCAGGCGTTCGCGCGCCTCGCGCAGGGCGAGCTCTCGCGCGGCGCCGCTCGCTCGCGCGGCGTGAAGCAGGCGCCGTTCGTCGTGCTGATGGGCGTGCGCATGCCGGCGGTTCTCGTCGAGGTGGGCTTCATTACCAACCCGAGCGACGAGAAGGCGTTGCGCAAAGGCGCGGAGCGCGAGCGCATCGCGAGCGGGCTCGCGCGCGCGATCGCCGCGTTTCGCGAGCAGCAAGACGCGCGCGCGGGAATGAAGGCCGCAAGCGGAGGCGAGTGA
- a CDS encoding VWA domain-containing protein, with the protein MKSPRLLTFALVSLIGAAALAADPAVVRPRMQVGKEVFTAGTAFFIAAKNDEGAVAVATAHQFEIGKLVRTTEVSFETARTKRRASVSSRFLVAPGKAFSSATEGVLSEDFMVFALDLKPSGVRVLEPDVNPVQSTLNQRVRILGVPSGTSADEDDLFGTVRAATEGRIEVRLDVPADLRGWGGAPVVRYPGDQVIGILEAAWPEENEGTLRLGIAPIGAVLSAMTKPLAAGRGEAFAKFVHLAPKEEIDAVAKAPSVGDDVDIGEERELAQGEALLGEAGALSTTLKLEIEEPHDGGIVGSPEGAFLAGRALALLGEFKRFDVIVVIDTSSSTSGASGADINGNGVVGASGLSGIFKQSDPGDSILAAEIAAAKRVIESLDPRNTRVGVVSFAGESGQRDPYTGMIYESNMPAAITEEPLTTNFERVGKSLDRIFKRGPQGATNITEAVRMAVRELRGFRGSLSKPDSGSQKVVMFFTDGRPTAPYPMEFSSENTRSVLRAASQARRADVQIHTFAIGKEALDNPITCVQLAAYTGGYFFPVSTPGDLPNVVEQVNFANLESLEIKNLTNGSGASETIINADGSFGALVPVQPGLNRLEVVAKATDGTFAREEVTVSYAPGAPSATLPRELVAMRNRLLERRLIAIKRGRIEAEREAAETARKELEIKIKREREAATAEAEKERRSLRIEQAPEDEEDDR; encoded by the coding sequence ATGAAGTCACCGCGCCTTCTGACGTTCGCCCTCGTCTCCCTAATCGGTGCCGCCGCACTCGCAGCGGACCCCGCCGTCGTGCGACCGCGCATGCAGGTGGGCAAAGAAGTGTTCACCGCGGGCACCGCGTTCTTCATCGCCGCGAAGAACGACGAGGGCGCCGTGGCGGTGGCGACCGCGCACCAGTTCGAGATCGGAAAGCTCGTACGCACGACCGAGGTCAGCTTCGAGACCGCGCGCACGAAGCGCCGCGCGAGCGTCTCGAGCCGCTTCCTCGTCGCGCCGGGCAAGGCGTTCTCGTCGGCGACGGAGGGCGTGCTGTCCGAGGACTTCATGGTGTTCGCACTCGACCTGAAGCCGAGCGGCGTGCGCGTGCTCGAGCCCGACGTGAACCCCGTACAGAGCACGCTCAATCAGCGCGTGCGCATCCTCGGCGTGCCGAGCGGCACCAGCGCCGACGAGGACGACCTCTTCGGCACCGTGCGGGCCGCGACCGAGGGCCGCATCGAGGTGCGCCTCGACGTACCCGCAGATCTGCGCGGCTGGGGCGGCGCGCCGGTCGTGCGGTATCCCGGCGACCAGGTCATCGGAATCCTCGAAGCCGCCTGGCCCGAGGAGAACGAGGGCACGCTGCGACTCGGCATCGCGCCGATCGGCGCGGTCCTCTCGGCGATGACGAAGCCGCTCGCAGCCGGGCGCGGCGAAGCGTTCGCGAAGTTCGTGCACCTCGCGCCGAAGGAGGAGATCGACGCGGTCGCGAAGGCGCCGTCCGTCGGCGACGACGTCGACATCGGCGAAGAGCGCGAGCTCGCACAGGGCGAGGCGCTGCTCGGCGAGGCGGGCGCGCTCTCGACGACGCTGAAGCTCGAGATCGAGGAGCCGCACGACGGCGGGATCGTGGGCAGCCCCGAAGGCGCCTTTCTTGCGGGCCGCGCGCTCGCGCTGCTCGGCGAGTTCAAGCGTTTCGACGTCATCGTCGTGATCGACACCTCGAGCTCGACGAGCGGCGCCTCGGGTGCGGACATCAACGGCAACGGCGTCGTCGGCGCGTCGGGGCTCTCGGGCATCTTCAAGCAATCCGACCCCGGCGATTCGATTCTCGCCGCCGAGATCGCCGCGGCGAAGCGCGTGATCGAGAGCCTCGACCCGCGCAACACGCGCGTCGGAGTCGTCTCCTTCGCGGGCGAGTCGGGTCAGCGCGACCCGTACACGGGCATGATCTACGAGAGCAACATGCCCGCCGCGATCACCGAGGAACCGCTCACCACGAACTTCGAGCGCGTCGGCAAGTCGCTCGACCGCATCTTCAAGCGCGGGCCGCAGGGCGCGACGAACATCACCGAGGCGGTGCGCATGGCGGTGCGCGAGCTGCGCGGCTTCCGCGGCAGCCTCTCGAAGCCGGACTCCGGCAGCCAGAAGGTCGTGATGTTCTTCACCGACGGCCGGCCCACCGCGCCGTACCCGATGGAGTTCAGCTCCGAGAACACGCGCTCCGTGCTGCGCGCGGCCTCGCAGGCGCGCCGCGCGGACGTGCAGATCCACACGTTCGCGATCGGCAAGGAAGCGCTCGATAACCCGATCACGTGCGTTCAGCTCGCGGCCTACACCGGCGGCTACTTCTTCCCCGTGAGCACGCCCGGTGACCTCCCGAACGTCGTCGAGCAAGTGAACTTCGCGAACCTCGAGTCGCTCGAGATCAAGAACCTGACGAACGGTTCCGGCGCGAGCGAGACGATCATCAACGCCGACGGCTCGTTCGGCGCGCTCGTCCCGGTGCAACCGGGGCTCAATCGCCTCGAGGTCGTGGCGAAGGCGACGGACGGCACGTTCGCGCGCGAAGAAGTGACCGTGAGCTACGCGCCCGGCGCGCCCTCCGCGACGCTGCCGCGCGAGCTCGTGGCGATGCGCAATCGCCTGCTCGAGCGGCGCCTGATCGCGATCAAGCGCGGGCGCATCGAAGCGGAGCGCGAGGCGGCCGAGACCGCGCGCAAGGAGCTCGAGATCAAGATCAAGCGCGAGCGCGAGGCGGCGACCGCCGAAGCCGAGAAGGAGCGCCGCAGCCTGCGCATCGAGCAAGCGCCGGAAGACGAGGAAGATGACCGGTAA
- a CDS encoding methyltransferase domain-containing protein — MDTIQRKLDSEKLKEYAKHVFGLLNGAVTSSLVYLGDELGLYRALAEGGPATSQELAGRTKLAERWVREWLYNQGAARILDTLPDGRFALSPEGAAVLANERHPAFGAGMFSQLPKTLALVEQLRGAFQSGVGLPYDAIGPEGARGIERGFAPWVKNFLVRVGVPAIEGLKAKLEAGAKAADVGCGSGAALIELAKAFPRSDFHGYELSRFALARAEENKRAAGVTNVTFHHVDEEPLPADGSFALALTFDCLHDMTHPERALAAIRRALAPDGVLWIADIKALPTYQENVAKNPMASLMYGFSVLTCMSSALSEPGGLGLGTLGFHEGCAREMTGAAGFTRFKRLDIDHAVNAFYEARP, encoded by the coding sequence ATGGACACCATCCAGCGCAAGCTCGACTCCGAGAAGCTCAAGGAATACGCCAAGCACGTCTTCGGCCTGCTGAACGGCGCGGTCACCTCGTCGCTCGTCTACCTCGGCGACGAGCTCGGCCTCTACCGCGCGCTCGCGGAGGGCGGCCCCGCGACGTCCCAGGAGCTCGCCGGCCGCACGAAGCTCGCGGAGCGCTGGGTGCGCGAGTGGCTCTACAACCAGGGCGCGGCGCGAATTCTCGACACGCTGCCCGACGGCCGCTTCGCGCTCTCGCCCGAAGGCGCCGCGGTGCTCGCGAACGAGCGCCACCCCGCGTTCGGCGCGGGCATGTTCTCGCAGCTGCCGAAGACCCTCGCGCTGGTGGAGCAGCTGCGCGGCGCGTTCCAGAGCGGCGTGGGCTTGCCCTACGACGCGATCGGTCCCGAGGGCGCGCGCGGCATCGAGCGTGGCTTCGCGCCCTGGGTGAAGAACTTCCTCGTGCGCGTGGGCGTGCCCGCGATCGAGGGCCTGAAGGCGAAGCTCGAGGCGGGCGCGAAAGCGGCCGACGTCGGCTGCGGCTCGGGCGCCGCGCTGATCGAGCTCGCGAAGGCGTTTCCGAGGAGCGACTTCCACGGCTACGAGCTGTCTCGCTTCGCGCTCGCGCGAGCCGAGGAGAACAAGCGCGCGGCCGGCGTCACGAACGTGACGTTCCATCACGTCGACGAGGAGCCGCTGCCGGCGGACGGCTCGTTCGCGCTCGCGCTCACCTTCGACTGCCTGCACGACATGACGCATCCCGAGCGTGCGCTGGCCGCGATCCGAAGAGCGCTCGCGCCCGATGGCGTGCTCTGGATCGCCGACATCAAGGCGCTGCCGACTTATCAGGAAAACGTGGCGAAGAACCCGATGGCGTCGCTGATGTACGGCTTCTCGGTGCTCACCTGCATGTCGTCCGCACTCTCGGAGCCGGGCGGCCTAGGCCTCGGCACGCTCGGCTTTCACGAGGGCTGTGCGCGCGAGATGACCGGGGCAGCAGGCTTCACGCGCTTCAAGCGCCTCGACATCGATCACGCGGTGAACGCGTTCTACGAAGCGAGGCCCTGA
- a CDS encoding YkgJ family cysteine cluster protein — protein MDRRDENGELLLPVIEKENDHPCFECAKCCTYVAVEIDGPTTPKEYDQVVWYLYHANVEVFVDWDDAWHVLFRTRCEHLSPAGLCGVYEARPAICKDFDWRECEQRFTPADGPPDKLAWVSAGEFLAWLEKTRPRAFARYQAHVAKKHATGHERELLRVRAKSRAR, from the coding sequence GTGGACCGGCGAGACGAGAACGGCGAGTTGTTATTGCCCGTGATCGAGAAAGAGAACGATCACCCCTGCTTCGAGTGCGCCAAGTGCTGCACCTACGTCGCGGTCGAGATCGACGGGCCGACGACGCCGAAGGAGTACGACCAGGTCGTCTGGTACCTCTACCACGCGAACGTCGAGGTCTTCGTCGACTGGGACGACGCGTGGCACGTGCTGTTCCGCACGCGCTGCGAGCATCTCTCGCCCGCCGGGCTCTGCGGCGTGTACGAAGCACGCCCCGCCATCTGCAAAGACTTCGACTGGCGCGAGTGCGAGCAGCGCTTCACGCCCGCCGACGGCCCGCCCGACAAGCTCGCGTGGGTGAGCGCGGGCGAGTTCCTCGCGTGGCTCGAGAAGACGCGGCCGCGCGCCTTCGCGCGCTACCAGGCGCACGTCGCAAAGAAGCACGCGACCGGCCACGAGCGCGAGCTGCTGCGGGTTCGCGCGAAGTCGCGCGCGCGCTAG